DNA sequence from the Streptomyces sp. HUAS 15-9 genome:
GCAGCACCGGACGAGGTGCCGTTGGTCGTCATCCGCACCTCGGTGGTCGACAGCTTGAACAGGTCCTTGAAGGTGCTGCCGTACCTGGCACCGGCGGCACTGAACGTCTGCCGGCTGAACTTACGCAGTTTGAAACCGGACGGCCGCTCGGTGATGTAGTCCGCGGTCTTTCCGTCGTAGTAACCGGAAAGACCGGACACGTTGACAGGTGACCAGCCGGATCCGGCGGTCCGATCGTACCAGTGGAACCCGACCTTTCCGGAGCTGTAGGTCATGTACTGCGAGATGACATGTCCGGTCTTCGTGGTGTGCCCGATGTAGACGGGCGGGTTCTGGTGCGCGGAGTTGAGGTACTCGAACCACAGCGAGGCACCCTGGGTGGCCGTGCCCGACGAGCCTGAGGCAAAACCCTGCTGGATCAGCTTTGTGGAGTGGATGTAGCCACCGAGGCCGATCCACGAACCTGCCAGCGTGGTTCTGTTGGGGCCGCAACTCGTGGAGTAGGTGGGGATGTTCTGGTCGTCATAGACCTCGTTGTAGTTGGAGTGTCCGGTGGCGACATAGCCGCCCCAGTTGCTGCTGTAGGCGGTGAATCGCGGCGACGACAAGGGGGACGTCCCCAGGCACGGCACCGACGGGATGGTCTCGCGGTACCCCTTGTACTTGGCCCGCCACACCGCCAGCGCCTTCGGATTGTCCGGGGCGTCGAAGCCGTAGGCGCGCGCCGTCGCGGGCGCCGCTGTCTGCGGCCGGAAACCCTGGGGCGGGACGACCGTCGACATGGTCGCACCGCCCGGCAGACGGTACGTCAGCTCCTGCCCGGCTGCGGCGCGCACGGCCTGCGCAGCCGACGGCGACACAGTCTTCCCGTCCGCCCCAACCAGACGCGTCTGTGTGGGGCTGAGGGTTGTGCACCCCTTGGCCGGTACGGAATCGGCCACCGGTGCGGCGTTCCCGGGCGTCGTGGGGGCCGCCACGTAAGCGGCAGCCGCGACCGCCATCGAGCTTGTGGCGACTAAGATTTTCCGGACACGAGAGACCTTGCGCATCGCTTCTCCCTGATCGGTCGACCTGCTTGAGCAACCGAACATAGGCACGAATTTCCGCTGTCACCACGGCTGATCGGGAGGTGTCTAAAGAGGCAATGCCCCAAAGGGAAGGGAGCCCAGGCCCGTACCACCCGTCCGCCCAAGTGCCCTGACGTGGAGTCCGACCCACCTGTCCCCACCCGGGAAGACGACCGCCGGGCATGCCTCCCACGCGCCGAGTCCAACTCGCCCTCACCCCAGGGTGAGCGTCATTGCCACCAGCACCGCTCTGGCCGCCTTCGCACGCACCGACGCCGATGCGGATGACGGATGAGGCCCGGCCAAGGCCTCCGGTGCCCCGCAGTATCGCCGCCTCACCGACACCGCCCCCACGTCCCTCGGCAGCTTGTCCCGCCGCAACAGCAGCCTTCCCGGCATGGCGGTGTGGGGGGACCGTAACGTCGTTGTGCGCTGTGGAGTCACGCCTCCCGGGCCCACCACGGATCCTTGCTTCGCGGTCAACGGGGTCGACTGGGTCCTCGACGAGGCGCAGTCCACCGGCACACGAAAGATCATTGTCAGCTACGGGCGCACCCCGGCCGTGCAGGTCGACTTCGACGGCGGGGGCAAGACAGACGCGTCCCTGGTAGGCCTGTCCCGGCTCATCGCCCCGAACCGGCCACCGTCACGCTGCATCGCATCGCAGCGAGCCTTTCTGTGCCTGCCCGGCGGGCAGGCACAGAACCGTGCTAGGCGGCAGGGGGCTTCACTCTCCGCTCCACGGGCTTCGCCAGGCGCTGCGTGCACGCCGAATCCGAACACAGCTGGTCGTGGGCCAAGGCTGCAACGATCGCAGCCTGCGTGCGTGTCTGCTGTTCGGTCTTGTCCACGATGTTCGCGATGTGCGCCTTCACGGTGCGCTCCGCGATTCCCAGTTCACGGGCCAGTTCCCGGTTGCCCAAGCCCGTTCCGAGCAGCAGGAGTACTTCACGCTCCCGCTCGGTCAGGCTCTCCAGCCTCTGCACGCCTAACGCGGGATTGTGACCCGTGCACCGATACGAGCAAGCCGAACCGCGCCTATCGAACCGCCCGGTCATAACGGTCCTTCCTGACCCCAATTTGCCCAGCAGACCCCCGTGGCCTGGGTACGCTCGAGATCAGCTCCAAACCTACCCGTCAGTTATGTCGTGTGCACGCCCCTTATTACAGCGCCAACCTCCCGCTTCTGAAAGAAGATTTGCCTCAAAGGGGGAAGCTCGTTATGTGATCGCTCAACCAGCGAATCTTTTGGCAACTTTTAACTTCATAGCCTGGTTGCCGATGAATGGAATGAGAAACACCAGCCAGAGAAATATGACCCCGGCCACCGGGCCGACATCGCCTTCATGCGCCGTAAGCGTCGGCGCCGCCCCGATCTGAGACCGTGTTTGAGATCTGCCGTGGCCTGTTGCTGGTGTGGTCGTTGAGCATGTCGTGAGCGGTGTCGGGGGCGGGTATCCGTCGGACTTGACGGACGAGCAGTGGGCGTTGGTTGAACCGTTGTTGCCGCCCGCGCGGGTGGGGCCCAAGGGCGGGCGGCGGGAGAAGCATCCGCGGCGGCGGATCGTGGACGCGATCTTCTATGTCGTGCGGACCGGCTGCTCTTGGCGGCAGCTGCCGAAGGACTTCGCGCCTTGGCCAACGGTCTACTGGTACTTCACGTGGTGGCACGACGACGGCACGGTCCAGCGCATCCACGATGCCCTGCGCGGTCAGATCCGCGAAGCCGACGGCCGCAACGCCGAGCCGAGCGCGGGCCTGATCGATTCGCAGTCTGTTCGTACTGCTGACACCGTTCCCGCCGTCACCAGGGGATTCGACGCGGGCAAGAAGGTTAAGGGCCGCAAGCGGTTCATCGTCACTGACACTCTCGGCCTGCTGCTGGCCGTGCACGTCGTCGCGGCCAGTGTCCAGGACCGTGACGGCGCCCGCCGACCGCTGCTGTGGACCCGCCTCGACCATCCAGGTGTCAAGAAGATCTGGGCGGACCAGGGCTTCGCCGGCCGACTGGTCGATTGGACCACCACCGTGCTCGGCCGCGAGCTGGAGATCGTCCGTAAAGACCCCGACCAGCAGGGGTTCCAAGTCCAGTCGAAGCGGTGGGCGGTAGAACGCACCTTCGCGTGGATCACCGCCCACCGACGCCTGGCCCGCGATTACGAGACCAGTCCCGCCCGCTCCGAGACGATGGTCCGATGGGCGATGATCGGCATCATGGTCCGCCGCCTGACCCGAGTGGGGCCAGTTTCCCGGGCAGGCCGACGCCCGTTGACTCGAACTGCGGCCTGATATCTAGGCGCGGGACAACATCAGTCCGGCTCACCTTCGTCTCCGATGAGCAACGTCACCATCGCTTCGAGGCGCTCGTCGCTGAACTGCGGAACAGTCCAGTTGTTGCTACGTGCGTGCTGAATGAACGCCGGGTCGAGCTCCACGTGGTAGCGCCCCACGTAGTGGGACAGGTCGGAGTACCACAGCCAATGTCCGTCTGTGAGCAGGTGCAGCCCTCCGATGAACGCCCCAGTCTCGCTCAGCACGTCAGGCACAGCTGAAGGCGTGGCGACCAAGGCCGTGCCGGCGCGCAGGTACCGAACCAGATCGTCTTCATACCCCGGCGCAGCCATGCGCGCTGCAGCTCGGATGGACGGTCCGTCCAAACTGCCGTACTCCAGCTCCCTGAAGCCGCCGACGAGGGGGAACTTGTCGAAGATCACCTGGCCGAGCCTAGAGCACCCTCCGAGAGGCCACCGAACCAGATCTCAAACGCGGTCTGATGGAGACCGCCGCGTTCGAGGCCGCGCTCGCCGGCCACAGCGACGACCCCTACGACACCCTCACCGACAACCATCGCCCTGTACGCCGCCGTCGCCTCGCTCAGCGAACGGCAGCGCGACGCGATCCTGCTGCACTACGGCATGGGCTTCACCGCCGCCGAGGCCGCCGTACTGATGGGCAATGAGGAAGCCACCGTCCGGTTCCAGGTCCGCACCGGCCGCGCCAGCGCCTCGCCACCCTGCTCAAACTCCCCTCCCCGGAGCACCCCGACGGGAAGAAGTACCGCTCATGACCTCGCTGCAGCCCGAAAACCGCACCACCATCGACGACCTCCTCGCCAAGGCCCTCACCCGCAACCGCTACACCAGCTACGACATCGCCGCCGCCGAAGCCAGACTCCGCAGCCGCCAGGCCCCCACCACCGGCCACCGCGCCAGCGCACCGCAGACGCCGTCCCCCACCCACACCGAATGGACCCCGCCAGAGGACGAGCGCACCCCCGACGCCGACTGGCCTGGTGGGACCTCAACGCCGTCTGCCTGCTGGTCTTGTACGGGCCTGACGCGGATGGGCAGCACACCGACTTCATCGCCAGCCAGCACCACCCCAAGATCCGCAGCGTCCCCCTCCCCCAGCCCGCCATGGTCCACCAACTGCGCCACCTCACCTCCGTAACAACAGACCCCGGCCTACACGGCGTCCGGCTCCGCTGCTACCTCGACATGCGCCAGTCCCCCCAGGACGTGAACCAAGCCGCCTCCGGTGCAGCGGACGGCTCCGGCATGGGCAAAACGGCCGCAACGGGAATGTCGGAGCACCCAAAGACGCCCGTACGCCCGTGGCGACCTTGGTGAACTCCAGGACGCCAGGAAGGCTCGCGCAAGAGAAACGGAAGGCGCTCCTGCGCCGGGCGTTTGAGACCGGCGCGCGCGGGTCGCGTGTCCACGCGCTTTGACAGGTGTTGCCTGCTGGGGTGTTGGTGCAGTTCACGGCCGTCGCGGAGTGGGCGAGATACCAAGATCGCTATCTACGTGCGGTGCATTTTCGGAAAGAGATGCGAAAAGCAAGCTGATTGCCCGTGCAACGCCTACGAAAGTGTCCGATCAATCCCGCGTTGTACTGCAGATGGGGGCATTTGACCGAATGGCGCGGCGCAGAGCGTGTCACTACAGTCACGGAGCGCGAACCCGTGCTTTGGCAGGCCCCGGGTTCGCGGCTCCACAGCATCTCGATCTAGGAGAAGCCCTTGTCTGCATCCCCTTCCGAGCGTGGGATCAAACGCCTGAGGCGTCGACCCGCGCATGACCATAACAAAGCCGCTGTCCAGGACGACACGCCCGGCAACATGGAGGCAACACCCGGCAACATGCCCTGGGTGTCCCACGTGCGAGCTGCCGCGGCCACTCCGGCGCTCATTGTCGTCCCTCACTCCCCAGACGTCACCGACATGGCAACAGCCCTGGTCACGGTGGCCGTGTGGGCGGTCATGACCTGGCGGGCAACGCGCCGCGAGCCCCCAGTGTCCCGATGATCCAACGGCCGACGTCCCCTCGGCCGTCGTCGTGATCCCGCTGCATCCGCACGACGAAACGGATGCAGCCACACCGCTCACCGTCACAAAACCCGGGCGACGATCCCCATTTCGTCGCCCGGGAAAGTTCACCGATAAAGGGAAAACGCCACGATGGGGAACACTTTCTCCAACCCCACCTGCTCCTGGTGCGGCAACGAGCGACGCCGTCAAGCCACCGGCCGGCCCGGCGAGTACTGCAGCACCAGATGCCGCCAGGCCGCCCACCGCCACCGCCAGGCCGCCACAGACCCGCCCGACACGCTGCAGTTCGACCAGACCCTGCGCGTCCAGCTCAACCAGATCGCCCACAAGGCCCGCGACATCCTGCTCGCCCTCGACCAGCCAGGAACCTCCCTGACCGCCCCGCTGGAACAGATGGTGCGCCTCCAGGTCCTCACCGAGCACCTCACCCCCCACATGGTGGCCCGAAGCAAACAGCGCGGCGCCTCCTGGGAACAGATCGGAGCACTGCTGGGCATGAGCAAGGACTCCGC
Encoded proteins:
- a CDS encoding LuxR C-terminal-related transcriptional regulator, whose translation is MQRLESLTEREREVLLLLGTGLGNRELARELGIAERTVKAHIANIVDKTEQQTRTQAAIVAALAHDQLCSDSACTQRLAKPVERRVKPPAA
- a CDS encoding IS5 family transposase, yielding MPWPVAGVVVEHVVSGVGGGYPSDLTDEQWALVEPLLPPARVGPKGGRREKHPRRRIVDAIFYVVRTGCSWRQLPKDFAPWPTVYWYFTWWHDDGTVQRIHDALRGQIREADGRNAEPSAGLIDSQSVRTADTVPAVTRGFDAGKKVKGRKRFIVTDTLGLLLAVHVVAASVQDRDGARRPLLWTRLDHPGVKKIWADQGFAGRLVDWTTTVLGRELEIVRKDPDQQGFQVQSKRWAVERTFAWITAHRRLARDYETSPARSETMVRWAMIGIMVRRLTRVGPVSRAGRRPLTRTAA